The sequence ATTAAAGGCAAAGGAAAAATAAATGTTTTCAAAAGTAAAAGATTTTATTAATTCTAAAGTTAAAAAATCCGACCACCCACAGACAGTAGTTCGTGCTGATCAAGTAGAACAACAGCAACAAAGAATCAGACAGCAGGAAAGAGAACGTGCTGAAAAAGAGTATCAACAGCAACATCCAGAGCAAACTATTCAAGAAAATTTAGAAATATTTGAGTATAAGACAAATAAATTGAAAAAGAAGTTGAATATTGCCATCATTACAGTATTCGGCCTCATCGTTCTGGTATTTTTAATATTATTTTTTATTTAAGGAGTTAAAGTATGAAAATTGGCGTAATCGTCCCTATGGAAGAAGAAATTAAATTAATGAAGGAGTCTTTAACAGATATCCAAACAGTTACAGTTGCTGGAGTTGAATTTACACTCGGCAATTATAAGAACCACGAAGTATATCTTGCTCAAAGTGGTATCGGTAAAGTTCAAGCTGGAATGACAGCTACTTTGATGAATGATCGTTATCAACCTGATTTTGTCGTTAATACTGGTTCAGCTGGTGGTATCGGTGAAGGTTTGAGTGTTGGAGATGTAGTCATTTCTAACAAATTGGCTTATCACGATGTTGATGCGACTGGTTTTGGTTACAAAGTAGGTCAACTCCCTCAAAAAGACCTTTATTTCAACGCTGACCCTGATTATGTTAAGGCTATTTCTGAAGCTGCAACAAGAACTGGTTTAACTAGTAAAGTCGGTTTGATCGTTTCCGGAGACCAATTTGTTGACGGAAAAGAAAAAATTGCTACAATTAAAAAGTCGTTCCCTGATGCTTTAGCAGCAGAAATGGAAGGCGCAGCTGTGGCTCAAGTCTGTGTTGAATTCAAAACACCATTCGTTGTTATTCGTTCAATGAGTGATGTGGGCGACGAAAATGCTAGTGTAAACTTTGACGAATTTGTTTTACAAGCCGGACGCAAATCAGTAACTATGTTATTGAACTTTTTAGACCAAGAATAGAGGGGATTTATTGTG comes from Companilactobacillus pabuli and encodes:
- a CDS encoding 5'-methylthioadenosine/adenosylhomocysteine nucleosidase, whose protein sequence is MKIGVIVPMEEEIKLMKESLTDIQTVTVAGVEFTLGNYKNHEVYLAQSGIGKVQAGMTATLMNDRYQPDFVVNTGSAGGIGEGLSVGDVVISNKLAYHDVDATGFGYKVGQLPQKDLYFNADPDYVKAISEAATRTGLTSKVGLIVSGDQFVDGKEKIATIKKSFPDALAAEMEGAAVAQVCVEFKTPFVVIRSMSDVGDENASVNFDEFVLQAGRKSVTMLLNFLDQE